Proteins encoded together in one Marinithermus hydrothermalis DSM 14884 window:
- a CDS encoding peptidylprolyl isomerase: MKRFLMVGLLILLPFAAAQQDVVVAEVDGEPILLSELDLQFELFLRGVFGQQGVPITDELRARFAPLKAQILERLVRDRVVLQAARKAGLAASEEAVRERLMGIKEQFPDSAAFESALEASGIPSEDVLLQLMREAQTYNNYLDWLRPQLRISEPAMRLYYYLDRASFAEPEELCVSHILVRTREEAEAVLERLNAGEAFEDLANQLSIDPGSNTTGGALGCHPAGTFIEPFERAARRLEVGELTRTPVESEFGFHVIRLDGFRPARVPPFEAVRGEIEARFLDRAVRQHLDYLFERAEVRTFPDRIP, encoded by the coding sequence ATGAAACGATTCCTCATGGTAGGGTTATTGATTCTTTTGCCGTTCGCGGCCGCACAACAGGACGTGGTGGTCGCCGAGGTGGACGGGGAACCGATCCTGTTGAGCGAGCTGGACCTCCAGTTCGAGCTGTTCCTGCGCGGCGTGTTCGGGCAGCAGGGCGTACCCATCACCGATGAGCTGCGCGCGCGGTTCGCGCCCCTCAAGGCGCAGATCCTGGAGCGGCTGGTGCGGGACCGGGTGGTCCTCCAAGCGGCCCGCAAGGCCGGGCTGGCCGCCTCGGAAGAAGCTGTTCGGGAGCGCCTTATGGGCATCAAGGAGCAGTTCCCCGACTCGGCTGCCTTCGAGTCCGCCCTCGAGGCTTCCGGCATCCCCAGCGAGGACGTGCTCCTCCAGTTGATGCGGGAGGCCCAGACATACAACAACTACCTGGACTGGTTACGGCCCCAGCTCCGCATCTCCGAGCCCGCCATGCGGCTGTACTACTACCTGGATCGGGCGAGCTTCGCGGAGCCGGAGGAGCTTTGCGTGAGCCACATCCTGGTGCGTACGCGGGAGGAGGCCGAGGCGGTCCTGGAGCGCCTAAACGCGGGAGAGGCGTTTGAGGACCTCGCGAACCAGCTCTCGATCGACCCCGGCTCCAACACCACGGGCGGCGCGTTGGGGTGTCACCCGGCCGGTACCTTCATCGAGCCTTTCGAACGGGCCGCGCGGCGCCTCGAGGTCGGCGAACTCACGCGCACCCCGGTCGAGAGCGAGTTCGGGTTCCACGTGATTCGCCTGGATGGGTTCCGGCCCGCGCGCGTCCCGCCGTTTGAGGCCGTTCGGGGCGAGATCGAAGCGCGCTTTCTGGACCGCGCGGTACGGCAGCACCTGGACTACCTCTTCGAGCGGGCCGAGGTGCGCACCTTCCCGGACCGCATCCCCTAG
- the queG gene encoding tRNA epoxyqueuosine(34) reductase QueG produces MDPRAVLTAEAEARGFLTAWAPARLPEPPRARYRAWIAGGKHAGMAYLERNLETRLDPTRRFPWVKSVLVLGALHAYPDPGVPRGGVRVGRVARYAWVRDYHAWFAPHLEALEALCVKLGGRGKGYVDHGPIPERSYAALGGMGWVGRNAMLIHQGCGSYFTLAVLLTSFEVEPVPAHPNRCGRCVRCVGACPTGALPGDGTLDANRCVSYWTIEHRGLIPPELWDGVGDWLFGCDACQEACPWNRKAHHFWEGVRPDPELAHPDLSAFFTLSSRAFQRRYAGSAFLRPGRVRMARNALVVLANTRDPAYLSLVRLGAEDVNPLVRATAARALALLGDARRAERLRKDPDPRVAAEATRALEALG; encoded by the coding sequence ATGGACCCAAGGGCTGTACTGACTGCTGAGGCCGAGGCGCGGGGGTTCCTCACCGCCTGGGCCCCCGCCCGCTTACCGGAACCCCCACGTGCCCGGTACCGCGCCTGGATCGCCGGGGGGAAGCACGCGGGCATGGCCTACCTCGAGCGCAACCTCGAGACGCGCCTCGATCCCACGCGCCGCTTCCCCTGGGTGAAGAGCGTGTTGGTGCTGGGCGCGCTGCACGCCTACCCCGACCCCGGCGTGCCCCGGGGCGGGGTGCGGGTGGGGCGGGTCGCGCGGTACGCCTGGGTGCGGGATTATCACGCGTGGTTCGCGCCACACCTCGAGGCGCTCGAGGCCTTGTGCGTGAAGCTCGGGGGGCGGGGGAAGGGGTACGTGGATCATGGCCCGATCCCGGAGCGGAGTTATGCAGCCCTCGGCGGGATGGGGTGGGTGGGGCGCAACGCGATGCTGATCCACCAGGGGTGCGGGAGTTACTTTACCCTCGCGGTGCTCCTCACGAGTTTTGAGGTGGAGCCCGTCCCGGCGCACCCGAACCGGTGTGGGCGGTGCGTGCGCTGTGTAGGGGCGTGCCCGACCGGGGCGTTGCCGGGGGACGGCACGCTGGACGCGAACCGGTGCGTGAGCTACTGGACGATCGAGCACCGCGGCTTGATCCCGCCCGAGCTGTGGGACGGGGTAGGGGACTGGTTGTTCGGGTGCGACGCTTGCCAGGAGGCGTGCCCTTGGAACCGAAAAGCCCATCATTTCTGGGAGGGCGTGCGGCCGGATCCGGAGCTGGCGCACCCGGACCTGAGCGCGTTCTTCACGCTTTCCAGCCGGGCGTTCCAGCGGCGCTACGCGGGAAGCGCGTTCCTGCGCCCGGGGCGTGTGCGCATGGCGCGGAACGCCCTGGTTGTGCTGGCCAACACTCGCGACCCGGCGTACCTGTCCCTCGTGCGCCTGGGCGCGGAGGACGTGAACCCCCTGGTGCGCGCCACCGCGGCTCGAGCCCTCGCCCTGCTGGGGGACGCGCGGCGCGCGGAGCGCTTGCGCAAGGACCCCGACCCTCGAGTGGCCGCGGAGGCCACGCGGGCCCTAGAGGCGCTGGGGTGA
- a CDS encoding metallophosphoesterase family protein, with protein MRLGVISDVHANLPALESALEALRAAGVDQVLCLGDLVGYGPHPRQVVRRVMQEGVLAVLGGADARVAYRLPLPSRGGVADQTLAWTLTQLTPKEIEFLRSLPPMRKFLTAYGRARAFHGAPGDPDGRLDLSAPTRELLPLLEELRAQVVLVGGSHVPFYREVHGLHVIDPGSVGMTLGGEPGADVVVLETRADGVTVSSQKVDYDLGQTLFDIQAWDLPEVVAEVVRTGRSPQRL; from the coding sequence ATGCGCCTTGGCGTTATCTCGGACGTGCACGCGAACCTACCCGCGTTGGAAAGCGCGCTCGAAGCGCTCCGCGCGGCTGGCGTGGACCAGGTCCTGTGCCTGGGGGACCTCGTGGGGTACGGCCCGCATCCGCGGCAGGTGGTGCGCCGGGTTATGCAGGAGGGGGTGCTCGCGGTCCTGGGGGGTGCGGACGCTCGCGTCGCGTACCGGCTTCCGTTGCCCTCGCGGGGCGGGGTGGCGGACCAGACGCTGGCGTGGACGCTGACGCAACTCACCCCTAAGGAGATCGAGTTCCTTCGGAGCTTGCCGCCCATGCGGAAGTTCCTCACGGCGTACGGCCGGGCGCGGGCGTTCCACGGTGCGCCCGGCGACCCGGACGGAAGGCTGGACCTCTCCGCTCCAACCCGCGAGCTCCTGCCCCTCCTCGAGGAGCTCCGCGCGCAGGTTGTGCTCGTGGGAGGCAGCCACGTGCCGTTCTACCGGGAGGTGCACGGGCTACACGTGATCGACCCGGGTTCGGTGGGGATGACGCTGGGGGGCGAGCCGGGCGCGGACGTGGTCGTTCTCGAAACCCGAGCGGACGGCGTTACCGTTTCCTCTCAAAAGGTCGATTACGACCTCGGGCAAACCCTGTTCGACATCCAGGCGTGGGACCTGCCCGAGGTCGTGGCCGAGGTCGTGCGCACCGGGCGTTCACCCCAGCGCCTCTAG
- a CDS encoding family 43 glycosylhydrolase has protein sequence MYLPKDHLLWDFWLLEEDGTYHLFYLRAPRALPDPELRHDRARVGYATSRDLKRWTPGGVVLEPGVPGSWDDLSIWTGSVIAHEGRYYMLYTGRSREEAGRMQRIGLAVSEDLVHWERHPENPVLEADLRWYEAAEDSILGFLSWRDPYVVRHEGVFYALIAARTRAGDPMGRGCIALACSRDLVRWEVRPPVLAPGYFAEMEVPQLVTHASRHYLCFSVPRHRYAASAPYPRVTGTYYAVADHPAGRYGPSRLLVGDARDAAYGGKLVRDPRGRWVLLQWLGRGANGAFVGGLADPLPVRVEGDRMEVEA, from the coding sequence GTGTACCTGCCTAAAGACCACCTACTCTGGGACTTTTGGTTGCTCGAGGAGGACGGAACGTACCACCTCTTCTACCTGCGGGCGCCGCGAGCCCTGCCCGACCCCGAGTTGCGCCACGATCGGGCGCGGGTAGGGTACGCGACCTCCCGCGACCTCAAGCGCTGGACGCCGGGGGGCGTGGTGCTCGAACCGGGCGTGCCGGGCAGCTGGGATGACCTCTCGATCTGGACCGGCAGCGTGATCGCGCACGAGGGACGGTACTACATGCTCTACACCGGGCGGAGCCGCGAGGAGGCCGGCCGGATGCAGCGGATCGGGCTTGCGGTCTCGGAGGACCTCGTACACTGGGAGCGGCACCCCGAGAACCCGGTGCTCGAGGCCGACCTCCGGTGGTACGAGGCCGCGGAGGACTCGATCCTAGGCTTCCTCTCCTGGCGCGACCCGTACGTGGTGCGTCACGAGGGGGTCTTCTATGCCTTGATTGCCGCACGAACGCGCGCGGGCGACCCCATGGGCCGCGGGTGCATCGCCCTGGCCTGCTCGCGGGACCTCGTGCGCTGGGAGGTGCGCCCCCCGGTGCTGGCTCCGGGCTACTTCGCCGAGATGGAGGTGCCCCAGCTCGTCACGCACGCGTCGCGGCATTACCTGTGCTTCAGCGTGCCCCGCCACCGGTACGCGGCCTCGGCCCCCTACCCGCGGGTGACGGGCACGTACTACGCGGTCGCCGATCACCCCGCCGGGAGGTATGGGCCGTCCAGGCTCCTCGTGGGGGACGCGCGGGACGCTGCTTACGGGGGGAAGCTCGTGCGGGACCCCAGGGGGCGGTGGGTGCTTTTGCAGTGGCTGGGACGCGGCGCGAACGGGGCGTTCGTCGGGGGGCTTGCAGACCCCCTCCCCGTGCGCGTAGAAGGGGATCGGATGGAGGTGGAGGCGTGA
- a CDS encoding carbohydrate kinase family protein: protein MILAAGEALMDLVPQGAAYLPRPGGAPLNVAVTLGRLGVRAGFLGGLARDAFGRRIQQHLEASRVDLGYAVKTDQPTPLAFVTLEDGEPRYAFYLEGTALMLERLPRLGPEVHAVVLGGLALAWEPVQAVFAGLLEAGRFVALDPNVRPAAIRDPARYRERFAAWVPRVDLLKVSAADLAWFFPNTPPQAAARRLQEAGARVVVLTLGARGAVAFLPEGEVRVAAPRVKVVDPVGAGDAFLGGLLAFWDQAGLLDRPFAPGVEATREALAFAARVAALTCTRPGADPPWGSALEHFSP, encoded by the coding sequence GTGATCCTCGCGGCAGGCGAAGCCCTGATGGACCTGGTGCCCCAAGGGGCGGCTTACCTGCCCCGCCCTGGCGGCGCGCCCTTAAACGTCGCGGTGACGCTGGGGCGGCTCGGGGTGCGGGCGGGGTTTTTAGGCGGGCTGGCGCGGGACGCCTTCGGGCGGCGGATCCAGCAGCACCTCGAGGCGAGCCGTGTGGACCTGGGGTACGCGGTGAAGACGGACCAGCCCACGCCGCTCGCGTTCGTGACGCTGGAGGATGGGGAGCCCCGGTACGCCTTCTACCTGGAGGGAACGGCCTTGATGCTGGAGCGCCTGCCCCGCCTGGGACCCGAAGTGCACGCCGTGGTCCTGGGGGGGCTGGCCTTAGCCTGGGAGCCGGTGCAGGCGGTGTTTGCCGGGCTGCTCGAGGCCGGCCGGTTTGTCGCCCTGGACCCGAACGTGCGGCCCGCGGCGATCCGGGACCCGGCGCGTTACCGTGAGCGCTTCGCCGCTTGGGTGCCGCGGGTGGACCTCCTCAAGGTAAGCGCGGCGGACCTGGCCTGGTTCTTTCCGAACACCCCTCCCCAGGCCGCGGCGCGGCGGCTTCAGGAGGCAGGGGCGCGCGTGGTGGTGCTGACCCTGGGGGCACGGGGGGCGGTGGCCTTCCTTCCGGAGGGGGAGGTGCGGGTCGCGGCTCCCAGGGTCAAGGTGGTGGACCCCGTGGGGGCGGGGGACGCCTTCCTCGGTGGGCTGCTCGCCTTTTGGGACCAGGCGGGCCTCCTGGACCGCCCCTTCGCGCCGGGGGTGGAGGCCACGCGCGAGGCGCTGGCCTTCGCGGCGCGCGTAGCGGCCCTGACCTGCACGCGCCCGGGGGCCGACCCCCCCTGGGGGAGCGCTTTAGAACACTTCTCACCGTAA
- the lnt gene encoding apolipoprotein N-acyltransferase: protein MRAMLWGILLALTLPPFPLGWLAPLPLALILRAWQGPRPGWAGFWSGLGFWGVHLIWLPQSFTALFGAWGWVPFVPLVLLEALLWAGLARLLGPRSAPALVGGWVLLEAARGWGTFAFPWGYVGYALTEAPGRVLAALGGVWLLSLVVLLTAWGLERRRWWVLVPWALLWVLPLPESLPEPGRTALLVQGALNPLDKALGRVDAARYRALTLQGLAAHPGADLVVWPETAVRGVPPDAERLVGGRALVAGVAVYEGGYRNRVVWLEEGRVRAHYDKTRLVPFGEFFPWRGVLGPVYAFFFQRFGLGDLADTVPGRTLEPLGPYGAYICYESTFPGVARALVRGGAQVLVNVSNDAWFGPSFGGAQHFAMGRIRAVETGRWLLRAGNDGITAAIDPYGRVVAQLEPGAAGYLAAPYALTSGTTPYVRFGDWALGVAGVLLVWGWVRGPARRREALTR, encoded by the coding sequence ATGCGCGCGATGCTCTGGGGGATCCTGCTGGCCCTAACCCTCCCTCCCTTTCCCCTGGGGTGGCTCGCTCCCCTGCCCCTCGCCCTCATCCTGCGCGCGTGGCAGGGGCCCCGCCCGGGTTGGGCGGGGTTCTGGAGCGGGCTGGGGTTTTGGGGCGTGCACCTTATTTGGCTTCCGCAGAGCTTCACCGCGCTCTTTGGGGCGTGGGGGTGGGTGCCGTTCGTGCCCCTGGTGCTCCTCGAGGCCCTCCTGTGGGCGGGGCTCGCGCGCCTTTTAGGGCCGCGCTCCGCCCCTGCTTTGGTCGGGGGGTGGGTGCTGCTCGAGGCCGCGCGCGGCTGGGGAACCTTCGCTTTCCCCTGGGGGTACGTGGGGTACGCCCTGACCGAGGCGCCCGGGCGCGTGCTGGCCGCGCTGGGCGGCGTGTGGCTCCTCTCCCTCGTGGTGCTCCTCACTGCCTGGGGCCTCGAGCGCCGCCGCTGGTGGGTGCTCGTGCCCTGGGCCCTGCTTTGGGTCCTCCCCCTGCCCGAGTCCCTCCCCGAGCCCGGCCGGACGGCCCTGCTGGTGCAGGGGGCGCTGAACCCTCTCGATAAGGCCCTGGGGCGCGTGGACGCGGCGCGGTACCGGGCGCTCACCCTGCAAGGACTGGCCGCGCACCCCGGAGCGGACCTCGTGGTCTGGCCGGAGACCGCGGTGCGCGGGGTGCCGCCGGATGCGGAGCGCCTGGTGGGGGGGCGCGCCTTGGTCGCGGGGGTGGCCGTTTACGAGGGCGGGTACCGGAACCGCGTGGTATGGCTTGAAGAGGGCCGGGTCCGGGCCCACTACGACAAGACCCGGCTCGTGCCCTTCGGGGAGTTCTTCCCCTGGCGGGGAGTGCTCGGCCCGGTGTACGCCTTCTTCTTCCAGCGCTTCGGCCTAGGGGACCTTGCGGACACCGTGCCGGGCCGCACGCTGGAGCCCTTGGGGCCCTACGGGGCGTACATCTGCTACGAGTCCACCTTCCCCGGGGTGGCGCGAGCCCTGGTGCGCGGCGGCGCCCAGGTCCTGGTGAACGTCTCGAACGACGCCTGGTTCGGACCGAGCTTCGGTGGCGCGCAGCACTTCGCCATGGGCCGCATCCGCGCGGTCGAGACCGGCCGCTGGCTCCTCAGGGCCGGCAACGACGGGATCACCGCCGCGATCGACCCTTATGGCCGCGTGGTGGCGCAGCTCGAGCCGGGCGCAGCCGGGTACCTGGCGGCCCCTTACGCCCTCACGAGCGGCACCACCCCGTACGTGCGTTTCGGGGACTGGGCGCTGGGGGTGGCCGGGGTCCTGCTCGTGTGGGGCTGGGTTAGAGGGCCCGCGCGGCGGCGGGAGGCCCTGACCCGGTAA
- the purH gene encoding bifunctional phosphoribosylaminoimidazolecarboxamide formyltransferase/IMP cyclohydrolase yields the protein MRALLSVSDKRGLVEFAQGLKALGFELVSTGGTYRALEDAGLEVTYVSDVTGFPEILEGRVKTLHPRIHAGLLAKPTPEHEAELQAQGIPRIEVLAVNLYPFRETVARGAGFEECIENIDIGGPAMLRAAAKNFAAVLPVCDPDDYPAVLAALREGVSPEFRRRLAWKAFAHTAAYDAAIANWLADKPFPKQRFLALEKVSDLRYGENPHQAAALYRVEGEVGPLLEAEVLQGKAMSYNNYGDAEAAWNLVSEFDAPACVAIKHQNPCGVGVGAGPLEAYRKAYAADPISIFGGIVAFNRPVDEATALELKPVFLEVLLAPEFTEGALRVLAAKKNLRVLRVPAPARGAYLDMKRLRGGVLLQEGDALNLVEDALRVVTPEAPDEAAWADLRFAWTVVKHVRSNAIVVAKDGQTLGIGVGQTSRVEAARHALEQAGAEAQGAVLASDAFFPFDDVVKLAAQHGVRAIIQPGGSKRDEDSIRAAAEAGIAMVFTGVRHFKH from the coding sequence ATGCGGGCTTTGCTTTCGGTTTCGGACAAGCGGGGGCTGGTCGAGTTCGCCCAGGGACTCAAGGCGCTCGGGTTCGAGCTGGTCTCCACCGGCGGGACGTACCGCGCGCTAGAGGACGCCGGTCTCGAGGTCACCTACGTCTCCGACGTGACGGGCTTCCCGGAGATCCTAGAGGGGCGCGTGAAGACCCTGCACCCGCGCATCCACGCGGGACTCCTCGCCAAACCCACGCCGGAGCACGAAGCGGAGCTTCAAGCGCAGGGCATCCCGCGCATCGAGGTGCTCGCGGTGAACCTCTATCCCTTCCGCGAGACGGTCGCGCGCGGGGCGGGGTTCGAGGAGTGCATCGAGAACATCGACATCGGCGGGCCAGCGATGCTGCGGGCCGCGGCGAAAAACTTCGCCGCGGTGCTCCCGGTCTGCGACCCGGACGACTACCCGGCGGTGCTCGCGGCCTTGCGGGAAGGGGTTTCCCCGGAGTTCAGGCGGCGGCTGGCTTGGAAGGCGTTCGCGCACACCGCGGCGTACGACGCGGCCATCGCGAACTGGCTCGCGGACAAACCCTTCCCGAAGCAGCGCTTTTTGGCTTTGGAGAAGGTCTCGGACCTGCGCTATGGGGAGAACCCGCACCAGGCCGCGGCCCTCTACCGCGTGGAGGGGGAGGTCGGGCCGCTCCTTGAGGCGGAGGTCCTCCAGGGCAAGGCCATGAGCTACAACAACTACGGGGACGCCGAGGCCGCGTGGAACCTGGTGAGTGAGTTCGACGCGCCCGCGTGCGTCGCGATCAAGCACCAGAACCCCTGCGGCGTGGGGGTGGGGGCGGGGCCGCTCGAGGCTTACCGGAAGGCGTACGCGGCCGACCCGATCTCGATCTTCGGGGGGATCGTGGCCTTCAACCGGCCGGTGGACGAGGCCACGGCCCTCGAACTGAAGCCGGTCTTCCTTGAGGTACTCCTCGCGCCGGAGTTTACGGAGGGCGCGCTGCGGGTCTTGGCGGCGAAGAAGAACCTGCGCGTTTTGCGGGTGCCCGCACCGGCGCGGGGGGCGTACCTGGACATGAAGCGCTTGCGGGGCGGGGTGCTGCTGCAGGAAGGCGACGCCTTGAACCTCGTGGAGGACGCCCTTCGGGTCGTGACGCCCGAGGCGCCTGATGAGGCCGCGTGGGCGGACCTGCGCTTTGCGTGGACGGTGGTGAAGCACGTGCGTTCGAACGCGATCGTGGTGGCGAAGGACGGGCAGACCCTGGGGATCGGGGTGGGGCAGACCAGCCGCGTCGAGGCGGCCCGGCACGCCCTAGAGCAGGCGGGAGCGGAGGCCCAGGGCGCGGTATTGGCCTCGGACGCGTTCTTCCCGTTTGACGACGTGGTGAAGCTCGCGGCCCAGCACGGCGTGCGGGCGATCATCCAGCCCGGCGGCTCCAAGCGGGACGAGGACTCGATCCGAGCGGCCGCGGAGGCGGGGATTGCCATGGTGTTCACCGGGGTGCGGCACTTTAAACACTGA
- a CDS encoding S66 family peptidase, producing MGVVSPSAPTAHHTPRRFKRSVAHLQRLGFRVKVGPHTLNHHHHTAGTVEERLEDLHAMFADPEVKGILCTIGGHNANALLEGLDYALIQNNPKVFLGYSDITALHLGMHTQTGLVTFLGPALLPQFGEADGLHPYTRRYLEAVLIEGRAPLELEPSEILIHEHLLWDEEDNRPRRAEPHPGPKVLRPGTAQGPVIAGNLGTMLALCGTPFFPNLEGAILCVEEDETESPASVDRFLTQLRLMGAFAKIRALLVGRFHPKVGFGPEDPLEAVLLRATAGYDLPVAYGFDFGHTDPMFTLPIGTQARVAFGTEARVWLLEPAVSV from the coding sequence GTGGGCGTCGTCTCCCCCTCCGCACCCACGGCCCACCACACCCCCCGGCGCTTTAAGCGCAGCGTCGCCCACCTCCAGCGGCTCGGGTTTCGCGTGAAGGTAGGGCCCCATACGCTCAACCACCATCACCACACCGCAGGCACCGTAGAGGAACGCCTCGAGGACCTGCACGCGATGTTCGCGGACCCCGAGGTCAAGGGGATCCTCTGCACGATTGGTGGACACAACGCCAACGCGCTGCTCGAAGGCCTGGACTACGCGCTCATCCAAAACAACCCCAAGGTGTTCCTTGGCTACAGCGACATCACCGCCCTGCACCTAGGGATGCACACCCAGACTGGCCTCGTCACCTTCCTCGGGCCGGCCCTGCTGCCCCAGTTCGGGGAGGCCGACGGCCTCCACCCTTACACCCGGCGCTACCTCGAGGCCGTCCTCATCGAGGGCCGAGCCCCGCTCGAGCTCGAGCCCTCGGAGATCCTCATCCACGAACACCTTCTCTGGGACGAAGAGGACAACCGCCCTCGGCGGGCCGAGCCGCACCCCGGACCCAAGGTCTTGCGTCCGGGAACGGCACAAGGCCCCGTGATCGCCGGGAACCTCGGCACGATGCTCGCCCTGTGCGGCACCCCCTTCTTCCCGAACCTCGAGGGCGCGATCCTGTGTGTGGAGGAGGATGAAACGGAAAGCCCGGCCTCCGTGGACCGGTTCCTGACCCAGCTCCGCCTCATGGGGGCCTTCGCTAAAATCCGCGCGCTCCTCGTCGGCCGGTTCCACCCCAAGGTGGGGTTCGGCCCGGAGGACCCGCTCGAGGCGGTTCTACTCCGGGCCACCGCGGGGTACGACCTCCCCGTCGCCTACGGGTTCGACTTCGGGCACACCGACCCCATGTTCACCCTGCCCATCGGGACTCAGGCCCGCGTGGCCTTCGGTACGGAGGCCCGGGTCTGGCTGCTCGAGCCTGCGGTCAGTGTTTAA
- a CDS encoding uracil-DNA glycosylase, with protein MTLEELAAKAQACTACRLAEGRHTVVFGEGDPDAQLMIVGEGPGADEDAQGRPFVGKAGQLLNRILEAAGIPRESVYIANIVKCRPPGNRNPLPDEAKICTGLWLSKQIELIRPQIIAPLGSVAAQYFLGEKISITKVRGNWYEWHGIKIFPMFHPAYLLRNPSRAPGSPKALTWRDIQELKKTLDALGPKPERRIRTVTQEPLF; from the coding sequence ATGACCCTAGAGGAACTCGCGGCCAAAGCCCAGGCGTGTACCGCGTGTCGCCTCGCCGAAGGGCGGCACACCGTGGTCTTCGGGGAAGGCGACCCGGACGCACAACTCATGATCGTAGGTGAGGGGCCCGGCGCGGATGAGGACGCCCAAGGCCGTCCTTTTGTGGGCAAGGCCGGGCAGCTTCTCAACCGCATCCTGGAAGCGGCCGGCATCCCCCGCGAGTCCGTGTACATCGCGAACATCGTGAAGTGCCGCCCCCCCGGGAACCGCAACCCCTTGCCCGACGAAGCGAAGATCTGCACGGGCCTGTGGCTCAGCAAACAAATCGAGCTGATTCGCCCCCAGATCATCGCGCCCCTGGGTTCCGTAGCCGCGCAGTACTTCCTCGGGGAAAAGATCTCAATCACCAAGGTGCGGGGCAACTGGTACGAGTGGCACGGGATCAAGATCTTCCCCATGTTCCACCCCGCCTACCTGCTCCGTAACCCCTCACGCGCCCCCGGAAGCCCCAAAGCCCTCACGTGGCGGGACATCCAGGAACTCAAAAAGACCCTGGATGCGCTTGGACCCAAGCCCGAGCGGCGGATCCGCACCGTCACGCAAGAACCGCTCTTTTAA
- the guaA gene encoding glutamine-hydrolyzing GMP synthase, which yields MSVVILDFGSQYTRLIARRVRELRAYSVILPGTASLEEIQAQNPQAIILSGGPSSVFDPGAPRPHSGVLEMGLSILGICYGMQYLAQHYGGRVERAGRREYGKAVLTRYEGPLFDGLAGEVQVWMSHSDAVTELPRGWRVVAETEENPVAAIQSPDGRVFGVQFHPEVVHTPKGAEILENFLEAAGVARDWTPEHTLESLVREVRERVGEERVLLAVSGGVDSSTLALLLARAGVDHVAVFVDHGLLRLGERAEVEHALKPLGVNLVTVDASERFLAALEGVTDPEAKRKIIGREFVEVFKEKARELGPFTFLAQGTLYPDVIESAGGAGAANIKSHHNVGGLPKDLGFELLEPFRYLFKDEVRELALLLGLPDTIRLRHPFPGPGLAIRILGEVTREKLEILRRADDLFISTLKAWGLYHETWQALAVLTPVRSVGVVGDERHYGYVLALRAITSVDGMTADWARLPLEFLDEVARKITRQVPEIGRVVYDVTSKPPATIEWE from the coding sequence ATGAGCGTAGTCATCCTCGACTTCGGCTCGCAGTACACCCGTTTGATCGCTCGCCGCGTGCGGGAGCTGCGGGCGTACTCGGTGATCCTGCCCGGCACCGCTTCCCTTGAGGAAATCCAAGCGCAAAACCCCCAGGCGATCATCCTTTCCGGTGGGCCGAGCTCGGTCTTCGATCCGGGGGCGCCGAGACCGCACTCGGGTGTGCTCGAGATGGGCCTGTCCATCCTCGGCATCTGTTACGGGATGCAGTACCTGGCCCAGCATTACGGGGGGCGGGTGGAGCGCGCCGGCCGCCGCGAGTACGGCAAGGCCGTCCTCACGCGCTACGAGGGGCCGTTGTTTGACGGGCTGGCCGGGGAGGTGCAGGTCTGGATGAGCCACTCGGACGCGGTCACCGAGCTGCCCCGGGGCTGGCGGGTAGTGGCCGAGACCGAGGAGAACCCGGTCGCGGCGATCCAGTCCCCGGACGGCCGCGTCTTTGGGGTGCAGTTCCACCCCGAGGTGGTGCACACTCCTAAGGGCGCGGAGATCCTGGAGAACTTCCTCGAGGCAGCCGGCGTGGCGCGGGACTGGACGCCGGAGCACACCTTAGAGAGCCTCGTCCGGGAGGTGCGGGAGCGCGTGGGGGAGGAGCGCGTGTTGCTCGCGGTTTCGGGCGGGGTGGATTCCAGCACCCTCGCGCTGCTGTTGGCCCGCGCGGGCGTGGATCACGTCGCGGTCTTCGTGGATCACGGGTTGTTGCGCCTGGGGGAGCGGGCCGAGGTCGAGCATGCCCTGAAACCCCTTGGGGTGAACCTCGTTACGGTGGACGCCTCCGAGCGTTTCTTGGCGGCGCTGGAGGGGGTGACCGACCCCGAGGCCAAGCGCAAGATCATCGGGCGGGAGTTCGTTGAGGTCTTCAAAGAGAAGGCGCGGGAGCTAGGGCCCTTTACCTTCCTCGCCCAGGGCACGCTCTACCCGGACGTGATCGAGTCCGCCGGAGGCGCGGGCGCGGCGAACATCAAAAGCCACCATAACGTGGGCGGCCTCCCGAAGGACCTGGGGTTTGAGCTGCTGGAGCCCTTCCGCTACCTCTTCAAGGACGAGGTGCGGGAGCTGGCCCTTCTCCTGGGGCTTCCGGACACGATCCGCTTACGCCACCCCTTCCCGGGACCGGGCCTGGCGATCCGCATCCTGGGCGAGGTCACCCGGGAGAAGCTCGAGATCCTACGCCGCGCGGACGACCTCTTCATCAGCACCCTCAAGGCCTGGGGCCTCTACCACGAGACCTGGCAGGCCCTGGCGGTCCTGACCCCCGTGCGTTCGGTGGGGGTGGTGGGGGACGAACGGCACTACGGGTACGTCCTCGCCCTGCGCGCGATCACCAGCGTGGACGGCATGACCGCGGACTGGGCCCGGCTGCCCCTCGAGTTCCTCGACGAGGTGGCCCGCAAGATCACCCGCC